The Polyangiaceae bacterium genome includes a region encoding these proteins:
- a CDS encoding SDR family oxidoreductase: MTNGEDVPLPPLDGWALILGASSGFGESAALALARAGVDIIGVHLDRRGTMPHVEQLVLKLRGMGREAWFYNVNAADEQKRAEVLDDVAKRFAERGQGEQVRVLLHSLAFGTLKPLVGEEALNQKQMDMTSDVMAHSLVYWVQDLLVRKLLSNQGRIFAMTSTGAAQVWRGYGAVSAAKAALESHIRQLALELGPRGITANAICAGVTDTPALKKIPDSETMKQVAIRKNPSHRLTAPDDVGRALVALAQPCTYWLTGNVLYVDGGEAHSG; encoded by the coding sequence ATGACCAACGGCGAGGACGTACCTCTCCCCCCGCTCGACGGGTGGGCACTCATCCTGGGGGCCTCGAGCGGCTTTGGCGAGTCCGCGGCGCTGGCGCTCGCGCGCGCGGGCGTGGACATCATCGGGGTGCACCTCGACCGCCGTGGCACCATGCCGCACGTCGAGCAGCTGGTGCTGAAGCTCCGCGGCATGGGCCGTGAGGCGTGGTTCTACAACGTCAACGCCGCCGACGAGCAGAAGCGGGCCGAAGTGCTCGACGACGTCGCCAAGCGGTTCGCCGAACGCGGCCAGGGCGAGCAGGTGAGGGTGCTGCTGCACTCGCTGGCGTTCGGCACGCTCAAGCCCTTGGTCGGCGAGGAAGCCCTCAACCAGAAGCAGATGGACATGACGAGCGACGTCATGGCTCACAGCCTGGTCTATTGGGTGCAGGACCTCTTGGTGCGGAAGCTGCTCAGCAACCAGGGCCGCATCTTCGCCATGACCAGCACGGGCGCGGCGCAGGTGTGGCGCGGCTATGGCGCGGTCAGCGCTGCGAAGGCGGCGCTCGAGTCGCACATCCGCCAGCTGGCGTTGGAGCTGGGTCCTCGGGGCATCACCGCGAATGCCATCTGCGCGGGCGTGACCGATACCCCCGCGCTGAAGAAGATCCCCGACAGCGAGACCATGAAGCAGGTCGCGATCCGCAAGAACCCCTCGCACCGGCTGACGGCGCCGGACGACGTGGGCCGGGCGCTGGTCGCTCTCGCGCAGCCGTGCACCTATTGGCTCACCGGCAACGTGCTGTACGTCGACGGCGGCGAAGCGCATTCGGGGTGA
- a CDS encoding PQQ-like beta-propeller repeat protein, with amino-acid sequence MSAIHVVVRPPREAPPSALEPLSGLFDVVVDGVNVTARVGESHALPILAELAHAVANLVSGRRRRATVQLYSDQEVWELGLEADADSVLLSVFRSGPLPEVAVYERRVPLVELRLAVQNALAEAPLSGAGRAIEGAIRGAAHALENAERVELAPIERQQVELAPRATRGIAVFARAELRKGSAGIEALSERKLERADLHSLLAAGEAGFSIRGRSAPLGNVHLFLLAERLVALADDALDAWQHGRALFRRVELGSARISVQRGVGDQPLSLGVHSPASGPERITFPELDPAALVQSFVRFARALTDSLVSADPSQARNLRITSLNTQCRALSERVEDALADDSLTNSQPESYRSFSVPPRRSETRGRWEHGGKMRFVPRWVATVPNIDLRGTFLCGDRLIVGSEREMACIHRSHGTLLWRVPVTRAASVVTPAGIARLSPDGRIALLDLDDGQVRFSLTLEPRSGGGAAGAVVHTPGLPKLLAVAEGERTVTAIDLVSGEVRWRHTLRRPGAYRVRRAGKLLLVAGDSVLVALDVASGEVVWRVRERLPFTGDLAVDHDAAFAVVSGQSGARLLKLDPWSGESCWTAEIDERPAQGQPPLLTPNRVVIPVRDRRGSGLAAFDRATGAPAWLREPGIAAPSTSWLSVDQDLVGNSASGTLLCLDGEGGDVRYSHVFPRHVDADQPRRLEPVLRSGALFVPQHQVHVVRPRDGEILGTVPTDLIPDLLRVDERCDVYVAEESGHIAGFGVAAKLTLVR; translated from the coding sequence ATGAGCGCGATCCACGTAGTCGTTCGCCCCCCACGAGAAGCGCCGCCCTCGGCGCTCGAGCCGTTGTCGGGGCTCTTCGACGTCGTCGTCGACGGCGTCAACGTCACCGCCCGAGTGGGCGAGTCCCACGCCCTGCCCATCTTGGCGGAGCTGGCCCACGCGGTGGCGAACCTGGTCTCTGGCCGGCGCCGCCGCGCCACGGTCCAGCTCTACTCGGACCAAGAGGTCTGGGAGCTCGGGCTCGAGGCAGACGCCGACAGCGTGCTCCTGAGCGTGTTCCGCAGCGGGCCGCTGCCGGAGGTCGCCGTCTACGAGCGGCGCGTCCCGCTCGTGGAGCTCCGCCTCGCAGTGCAGAACGCGCTCGCCGAGGCACCCCTCAGCGGCGCGGGCCGGGCCATCGAGGGCGCCATCCGCGGCGCCGCGCACGCGCTGGAGAACGCCGAGCGGGTCGAGCTCGCTCCGATCGAGCGCCAGCAGGTCGAGCTGGCACCCCGCGCGACCCGCGGCATCGCAGTCTTCGCCCGCGCCGAGCTCCGCAAGGGCAGCGCGGGGATCGAGGCCTTGTCGGAGCGCAAGCTCGAGCGGGCCGACCTGCACTCGCTGTTGGCTGCCGGCGAGGCCGGCTTCTCGATCCGAGGCCGGAGCGCACCGCTCGGCAACGTGCACCTGTTCCTCTTGGCCGAGCGCCTGGTGGCCCTCGCGGACGACGCCCTCGACGCCTGGCAGCACGGCCGCGCGCTGTTCCGCCGGGTGGAGCTCGGCAGCGCACGCATCTCGGTGCAGCGCGGCGTCGGCGACCAGCCGCTGTCGCTCGGCGTCCACAGCCCCGCCTCGGGCCCGGAGCGCATCACCTTCCCGGAGCTCGACCCTGCGGCGCTGGTGCAGTCCTTCGTGCGCTTCGCCCGCGCCCTGACGGACAGCCTCGTGAGCGCCGACCCGAGCCAGGCCCGGAACCTGCGCATCACCTCCTTGAACACGCAGTGCCGGGCCCTGTCCGAGCGCGTCGAGGACGCCCTGGCCGACGACTCGCTGACCAACAGCCAGCCGGAGAGCTACCGCTCGTTCTCGGTTCCGCCCCGGCGCAGCGAGACCCGCGGGCGCTGGGAGCACGGCGGCAAGATGCGCTTCGTCCCGCGCTGGGTCGCAACCGTGCCGAACATCGACCTGCGCGGGACCTTCCTGTGCGGCGACCGCCTGATCGTGGGCTCCGAGCGCGAGATGGCCTGCATCCACCGCTCCCACGGCACGTTGCTCTGGCGCGTGCCCGTCACGCGTGCAGCGAGCGTGGTGACGCCCGCCGGGATCGCTCGCCTCTCACCCGACGGCCGCATCGCGCTGCTCGATCTGGACGACGGGCAGGTCCGCTTCTCCCTCACGCTCGAGCCTCGCTCCGGTGGGGGCGCCGCCGGCGCCGTGGTCCACACCCCCGGGCTGCCGAAGCTCCTGGCCGTGGCAGAGGGGGAGCGCACCGTCACCGCCATCGATCTGGTCTCGGGTGAGGTGCGCTGGCGCCACACGCTGCGCCGCCCGGGCGCCTACCGCGTGCGCCGCGCGGGCAAGCTGCTCTTGGTGGCCGGCGACTCGGTGCTCGTGGCGCTCGACGTCGCCAGCGGCGAGGTCGTGTGGCGCGTACGCGAGCGCCTGCCCTTCACCGGCGACCTGGCCGTGGACCACGACGCCGCCTTCGCGGTGGTGAGCGGGCAGAGCGGGGCACGACTCTTGAAGCTCGATCCCTGGAGCGGCGAGTCGTGCTGGACGGCGGAAATCGACGAGCGACCAGCACAAGGGCAGCCGCCGCTGCTCACCCCGAACCGAGTGGTGATCCCGGTGCGTGATCGCCGGGGCAGCGGGCTCGCGGCCTTCGACCGTGCGACGGGTGCGCCGGCCTGGCTGAGGGAACCGGGGATCGCGGCGCCGAGCACGTCGTGGCTGTCGGTGGACCAGGATCTGGTCGGCAATAGCGCCTCGGGCACGCTGCTCTGCCTCGATGGCGAGGGCGGCGACGTGCGCTACAGCCACGTGTTTCCCCGCCACGTCGACGCCGACCAGCCCCGCCGCCTCGAGCCGGTACTGCGCAGCGGCGCGCTCTTCGTCCCCCAGCACCAGGTCCACGTGGTGCGGCCCCGGGACGGCGAGATCCTGGGGACGGTCCCCACGGATCTGATCCCGGACCTGCTCCGGGTCGACGAGCGCTGCGACGTGTACGTCGCCGAAGAGAGCGGGCACATCGCCGGCTTCGGCGTCGCCGCCAAGCTGACGCTGGTACGCTGA